The following proteins are encoded in a genomic region of Bosea beijingensis:
- a CDS encoding GNAT family N-acetyltransferase codes for MQVLDQPKWAIADHPAENRFVMSFPGGEAFAVYRRLDDYLVVSHTEVPAAFRGRGIGERLVEGVFRLARERGQRLVPACSFVADWAHRHPEFHDVLAARDGAGR; via the coding sequence ATGCAGGTGCTCGACCAACCGAAATGGGCGATCGCCGATCATCCGGCCGAAAATCGCTTCGTCATGAGTTTTCCGGGCGGCGAGGCCTTTGCCGTTTATCGCAGGCTCGACGACTACCTGGTCGTCTCCCATACCGAGGTGCCCGCGGCCTTTCGCGGACGCGGCATCGGCGAGCGCCTTGTCGAGGGAGTCTTCCGCCTGGCGCGTGAGCGCGGGCAGCGCCTCGTGCCCGCCTGCAGCTTCGTCGCTGACTGGGCGCATCGGCACCCGGAGTTCCATGACGTGCTGGCCGCTCGCGATGGAGCGGGGCGATGA
- a CDS encoding VOC family protein: MIDHVSVGTNDIARARAFYDNVLGCIGLRLLHNDEHSADYGVASILFSIETPLDGRPATRGNGMHVAFAVGRRELVETFHRTALAHGGHDAGPPGLRSEYDAHYFGAFVFDPDGNKIEAVTRSSQ; encoded by the coding sequence ATGATCGACCACGTCTCCGTCGGTACCAACGATATCGCGCGTGCCCGAGCCTTCTACGACAATGTCCTCGGCTGCATCGGCTTGCGGCTGCTGCACAACGACGAGCACTCGGCCGATTACGGCGTGGCGAGCATCCTGTTCAGCATCGAGACTCCGCTCGATGGCCGCCCGGCGACGCGCGGCAACGGCATGCATGTCGCGTTCGCGGTCGGCCGGCGCGAGCTCGTCGAGACCTTCCACCGCACCGCACTCGCCCATGGCGGCCATGATGCCGGGCCGCCTGGCCTGCGTTCCGAATACGACGCCCATTATTTCGGGGCGTTCGTGTTCGATCCAGACGGCAACAAGATCGAGGCCGTCACCCGTTCATCCCAGTGA